In the Acomys russatus chromosome 13, mAcoRus1.1, whole genome shotgun sequence genome, one interval contains:
- the LOC127197661 gene encoding thymosin beta-10-like, which translates to MAMIRNMNSNRCWQGYKPDLAEIASFDKAKLKTQERNSLPTKETIEQEKRREMS; encoded by the exons ATGGCCATGATCAGGAATATGAACAGCAACAGATGCTGGCAGGGAT ACAAGCCGGACTTGGCGGAAATCGCCAGCTTTGATAAGGCCAAGCTGAAGACACAGGAGAGGAACAGCCTGCCGACCAAAGAGACTATTGaacaggaaaagaggagggaaatgTCCTAA